In Flavobacterium sp. WV_118_3, one DNA window encodes the following:
- a CDS encoding SAM-dependent chlorinase/fluorinase, whose amino-acid sequence MSIITLTTDFGLKDHFVGSLKGKIITEHPDVQIIDISHNIDLFNISEASYIINAAYSSFPKGTVHLIGVDSERTFENKHIAMQWNDHYFICADNGILSILTQKIVPQKIVEINIHDRLADNATDMDVFVKVACHLAKGGVMNVIGREINSIKEISELQATVATDYNAINGAVVYIDHFGNCVTNISRKLIQETARGRNFEIRFGTKTIKSIHQNYSDFKVSEKFVLKDYEGEKLALFNEADFLEIAIYKSNPSTVGSATSLLGLKFRDRVTVIFKS is encoded by the coding sequence ATGTCAATAATTACGCTTACTACCGACTTCGGGCTGAAGGACCACTTTGTGGGTTCGCTGAAGGGTAAGATTATTACAGAACATCCTGATGTGCAAATTATTGACATTTCGCACAATATCGATTTGTTTAACATCTCGGAAGCCAGCTATATTATCAATGCGGCCTACAGTAGCTTTCCGAAAGGAACCGTGCACCTGATCGGAGTCGATTCGGAGCGCACTTTCGAAAACAAGCATATTGCCATGCAATGGAACGACCATTATTTTATCTGTGCCGATAATGGTATTTTGAGTATCCTAACGCAGAAAATTGTGCCTCAGAAGATTGTAGAGATCAACATACACGATCGTTTAGCGGATAATGCGACCGATATGGACGTTTTTGTAAAAGTGGCCTGTCATTTGGCAAAAGGCGGTGTGATGAACGTCATCGGTCGGGAAATTAACAGTATCAAAGAAATCAGCGAACTTCAGGCAACTGTTGCCACCGATTATAACGCGATTAACGGTGCGGTAGTTTATATTGATCATTTTGGTAACTGTGTTACGAATATTTCCCGAAAACTGATTCAGGAAACCGCCCGCGGACGAAACTTTGAGATCCGTTTCGGAACCAAGACCATTAAAAGCATCCACCAGAACTATTCCGATTTTAAAGTATCCGAGAAATTTGTTTTAAAGGACTACGAAGGCGAAAAGCTGGCGTTGTTTAACGAAGCTGATTTTCTCGAAATTGCCATCTACAAAAGTAACCCGTCTACAGTGGGTTCGGCCACCTCATTATTAGGCCTGAAATTCCGCGATCGGGTGACTGTAATTTTCAAATCTTAA
- a CDS encoding antibiotic biosynthesis monooxygenase family protein, with amino-acid sequence MFVRIVKMSFQEDKIEAFLTNFHEVKQKIRNFPGNRFLELYQDKNNPSVFFTYSYWETEADLENYRKSELFIEVWAYTKQFFNAKPEAWSVDKLVSLE; translated from the coding sequence ATGTTTGTACGCATCGTAAAAATGAGTTTCCAAGAAGATAAAATCGAAGCTTTTTTAACGAATTTTCATGAAGTAAAGCAAAAAATACGCAACTTCCCCGGTAATCGCTTTTTGGAGCTTTACCAGGACAAAAACAACCCGTCGGTTTTCTTTACCTATAGTTATTGGGAAACGGAAGCCGATTTGGAAAACTACCGGAAATCGGAGCTTTTTATCGAAGTTTGGGCGTATACAAAGCAATTTTTTAATGCCAAACCCGAAGCCTGGAGCGTGGATAAACTGGTGAGTCTGGAATAA
- a CDS encoding PhoH family protein, with amino-acid sequence MNERTIELTDITPKEFWGAQDAHLEIIKKLYPKLKIVARGTLLKAYGEKEILDEFEVRFHRLMNHFSRYNSIDDNVIERIVQTNSQDEQKMADHDKILVHGIGGKLIKALTPNQQKLVDFTMKNDMVFAVGPAGTGKTYTGVALAVKALKEKQVKRIILTRPAVEAGENLGFLPGDMKEKLDPYMQPLYDALRDMLPPQTLEDYLLKGVIQIAPLAFMRGRTLDNAFVILDEAQNTTHSQMKMFLTRMGRNAKFIITGDPGQVDLPRRTISGLKEALLILKDVEGVGILYLDDKDIVRHRLVKKIIDAYKSIENHD; translated from the coding sequence TTGAACGAAAGAACCATCGAATTGACAGACATCACCCCTAAAGAATTCTGGGGGGCTCAGGATGCTCATCTTGAGATAATTAAAAAATTATACCCAAAATTAAAAATCGTAGCCCGTGGCACGCTGTTGAAAGCCTACGGAGAGAAGGAAATTTTGGATGAGTTTGAAGTGCGGTTCCATAGATTGATGAATCACTTTTCGCGCTATAATTCTATCGACGACAACGTGATCGAACGCATTGTGCAAACCAACAGTCAGGACGAACAAAAAATGGCCGATCACGACAAGATTCTGGTACATGGTATTGGAGGAAAGTTGATTAAGGCCTTAACGCCGAATCAGCAGAAACTGGTCGATTTTACCATGAAAAACGATATGGTTTTTGCCGTAGGACCTGCCGGAACCGGTAAGACCTATACCGGAGTTGCATTAGCAGTTAAAGCATTGAAAGAAAAGCAAGTAAAGCGGATCATCTTAACCCGTCCTGCAGTAGAAGCCGGCGAAAATTTAGGCTTCCTTCCGGGCGATATGAAAGAAAAACTCGATCCGTATATGCAGCCGTTATACGATGCGTTGCGCGATATGCTGCCACCGCAAACACTGGAAGATTATCTCCTAAAAGGGGTTATCCAGATTGCACCATTGGCCTTTATGCGCGGGCGTACGTTGGACAATGCTTTTGTTATTTTGGATGAAGCACAAAACACGACGCATTCGCAAATGAAGATGTTTCTAACCCGTATGGGGCGTAATGCCAAGTTTATTATTACAGGCGATCCGGGGCAGGTCGATTTACCACGACGGACTATTTCCGGACTAAAAGAAGCCTTATTGATTTTAAAAGACGTAGAAGGTGTGGGTATTTTATACCTCGACGATAAGGACATCGTGCGCCACCGACTGGTTAAGAAAATCATTGACGCCTACAAGAGTATCGAAAATCACGATTAA